ATTAAGGCACTCAATAAAAGCATTTTGGAAGTGTTGTCATTTGGTGATTTACACTACTATATCCACAAGCCTTGGGGATTGTGGGTGTTTGTTTGGAGTGTCACCTTAAGGGAGCTAGATGCGGTGTTTAACACTTAGAAATGCTTCTATTTGATACTTGTCAAAAGGCTCTCAGCTAAAAGCCAATAGGTTCAAGGCATCAGGTGCACTAGGGAGGATTCGAGGTCCTCTGATAATTAAGTCATTGCACTCATCAGTATTAAGCCCAAGAAGTCTTTGTATATGATATAGATGCTTCTATGCTCATTTCTTTCCTAGAAATAAGCTTTTTTTTATGAAGTGTATAGTAAGGGGATAGAGTTGTGTGTCTACTGAGTAACATTAAGAAGATCATCTATAGTAAGTAAGATAAAGGAGTTATACCTTGTTCAGATTGTGACGTGCCAATTTTGAAGGTGAAATAGCTAAGCTTTGTAGAACAAAGAGGTCTGGATTTCTCTCTGAGTCTCTTGAATATTGATTGTCTAAGGCTTTTAGATGCCATATGTCACAAGCCACTATAAAAATTTGTAGGagttgttgatgttgatgtgTTTGTGCCCTATGTCTAGCACTAAAATGTTGATTTGATTTCTTGTTACTAAGCGATATACACAATTCATAGTTTTGTACAAGAAAGATTATGTTAGCAACAATTAGAATATGAAAAGGTTTAGGTTGCTCTATTACGGTGTTTGTGAggaaaaaaatagagataaacaaatgaatgaatgagacataatatttttaatatggtttggtttgatgaTCGAAATGTTAATATCCATAGTGTTGTTACTTGTATGAGTGTAGTACAAGAATATTATAATGCAATTGGTGTAGTTGAagtgtttcttttgtttttgtattcttCATTTCTCCctcctttcatattttttatatttgtttatatataaaattctttagatagaaagttaataatttttaacttttctaGGTTAAGATCCTCTTTagttatattcataatttgaattcaaataagagAGAATCATGTCTTTATcaataatatcttatttataaGTGCTGTTAATATCTTATTGGATGAAAGTTATAAGGATGTTTTATTAGAGAATGCAAGTTGGTTCCCTTTTTGGTAGAAGCACTATTGTGGCCTTGACTTGGAGAATGCAAGTTGGAATTGTCTGGTTGTTAGTCATTTATCAAGATTTCTATAATTCAGATAGAATTACAGTGGACTACGGAATGCAGGCTGAAGCAATGCTTAGCTCTTATATGCTACTCATCATATCTAGTCATACATTAAAAGTTGACTTTGGGAAGTACTTTTTTTGACCTTATAACACCCGGAATCCACTTAATGAAGCAAGCATCTGGCTAATTTTTAAGTGTTTACAATAATGAATAACAAGCAGTAGCTTCCAACAAGGCGTTATTTTCTTCCttattgtaaaaattaataagaaattcatgtttatatttgttttcttaaGAAACATATCAAAAGTTAACTCCATTCTTATTCGTACGTGTTTTCAAAAGGTTATAATATTCCAAAATGAGATTTAAAAGATTCCTTGGCTTCATCATGAATGTGCttcaaattttatcttcttcttgttAGGTGAACAAGCATTTGCTTATTTTTATTGCCCTGTTGACTTTGActtttctctatcaaattgtaTTTGGCTCCTGTGGGTTTTTTGTACGGTAACACAACTATTCTATAGGTTCATATAACATTATTGATTAGACACAGTAGTAGGTTATATCAAATTGGATCATTTTTTAGATGATCTATCGTGTCTATAGATCATATCAAACTTAGACCTATACAGTAACAAGTCTTGCGGATCAAGATGACCCACTAAAACTCTTAGGCCTACAACACAACCCCAAGGTCTCTTGGATCGTGGCTCTGCGAGCCTTCATTAGGCTagctcattaattttaataaaaaataattttttattaaattttttaaattatgttttactaataaaaaacatattaaaaaattaaattatgattaaaaaaaagataaaattatatatactaagTGAGTTGAGTTTTTATAATCAGTCTCACTTAAATGAGacaattaaaactttaatttgattaaaacttatatttagtttaattttaatatacagtgagtaaagaaaattattgaattatattttttatatgtaatttagttaaaatttgtaGTTTGCTTAGTAAAGTAGGATCCTTATTAACATATGCTCATCATACCAAGGTACAAAATCCCACTAATTATTGCCTTGGATTCAACTACGATTGTTGACTTTGGcctttctctatcaaattgtaTTTGGATCCAGTGGGATTTTTGTACGGTAACAAACCGCTCTTTAGGTTCGTATGGCATTATTGACTAGACGCATAGCAGGCCACATGCTGTTGGGTCGTTTTTGACATGGTTTATTGTCTCTGTGGATCATACTAGGCCTAAACTCACATAGTAATAGGTGTTATAGACCAGAATGACCTGTTAAACTCTTACGCGTGTAGCACCCAAGGTCCCTCACTGCATGGCTTTACAGGCCTCTATCGggttaattcattaattttaataaaaaatatttttttattaaattttttaaattatatttttctaataaaaaaataaattaaaaaattgatttataattagaaaaaaagacaaaattatatataataagtgATTTGAGTTCTTACAACCAATCTCATTTAGGTGGGATAaccaaaatttgagtttgaatttgagttctttatatataatgatgaaGGAGgttattgaattatattttttatagataattcaattgaaacttatattttgCTTAGTTTTTATGTATGGTAAGATCTTTATTAACATGCTTTGCATACCAAAGTACAAAATCCCAATTATTATTTGCCAACTTAATACAATAATATACTAAATCATAAACAAAGTAATACTGGGACAAAATAGTGCTAAACATCACAACAATGGGTTTtcctatattatttattatgatcatAATCTATTGGGATTCATCTTAAAAGCcgttgtttaattaatatagctGGATTGCTGAGTCATAAGCAACTCCAGCCTTCCAATCAGCAGGGATAGCATTATTAGCCACTATCCATTTCATCCCCATGCTTCCACTCACTTGAAATCTCAACGTTATTGAGCCTTGTGGGGGATTTGGCATGTCCCAAACTGCACCATATGCCCTTCTCATTCCCCTCCATTCCTTACAATCGTCCTACAATTTTCCCATTTCACTATTCTcagagaaaaacaaataaataaaatcattcaaaatgtCTATAAAATTGTTCATTTTCTACTTACCTGCCATAATTCAACTGCTAGGATTTCATTTTGCCCAGTTTGGTAGAGAAAAACTAAAGCCAGGTATTGAGGGAACCTGCTGTGCTCATGGACTTTAAACATGAGATTGTTGTAACCTGCAAATTTGCAGGAGATTCTTCGGAATTCTACATCAACGACGCCATAAGCGAACAGCTGAGCAGCTGCGTCTGCACGTGCGAGTCTTAAGTAGGCACGTGGGCTGAGGATGAAATCAGTGTGGTCTCCTTCACCATAGTCAGTCACCATTATATTCACTCCATCATCACTGCAAAGTTTTGGCACGGTGCACTTAACctgtattattaattaattatgaaagctAATCGTCATTATTAAAGCAAATTAAAGAATAAGCAAAGCAtcatttttaatacaaagaataagaataagCAAAATGATCCAGTGAGTGAAACTATACCTGATAGCAACCTCCGCAGCCAGTTCCATTTTTCCACAGCCTTGAAACACCAGCCACGTTAGCATCATTTACAGTTCTGCCAAATTCTCCATACCCACAAGCCCCAgctaaataaaacaaatacacagtttagtaataaaagggaaaaagcTCCAATATAATTATGAATGAGTTTACGTGAACTTGTGCATgggtgtgtgtatatatttatagataattataaCAGAAAATGGAGGCTTGGTTTTACATACTTGGAGTCCCTAAGCAATCAGGGCTACCATAGTAAGTTGCTCTAGAACATGTAAATGTGTCTTGAGAGTAACACAATGCTGGCAAAAGCAGCATCAAGGAAAAAAGACAGTAATGATAATTAAGAACAACCCCCATTTCTGAATATcagatataaattataagaagcTAATGAAGCAACAAGGTTGCTTTGGGAATGAGAGAGAATGGTTAAGACGAAGCAAGAAGTTTAGAAATGGGATGGGGAAATAACAAATCAGAATCCCATATTTATAGCAGAGGCGTCGAGGCTGCTATTGAGGTATTTGCCACCTTTTTTCTTCCATTACCATTAGGGACTAGAGAGTTCAAATTAAACTTGGAGGGTTGGATTTAATAAATGATGTGTAGGTGCAACTAGACTCCATTATTGACTCTTCAAGACCATTTTTATGAAGGCATAGATGAggctattattattattattattattaattaacagAAAGGCTGTCCGTAACACTTGTCCCTACTTCCACAATTTGGCCACTTTCTTTGAAGCTGCAGATATTTTACTAGCGACATGCTTAACTATCACAAGTAAAAATAATGTATCACCTAATTCATTAATACATTCGTCATATATTATTCAACCagtacttttattattattattattttctcattggTACAAACTACAAACAGAGCCCAACACCAAGCTAAAAGTTCTTGTCACCAAATTTAGTGAAttgaagaaaatacaaaaagcaTAAACTAAGTATAAGAATTAATTAccatttattagttttttcaattttgtattgtttttactttttatcatCTATAGAGGAGGGTCCAAAATAGGAAGCTCAAAGAAATAGCAAAGGACCACACCCGAATTCTCTTAGCCAAATTCAAGACAtaatgcaaaagaaaaataacccGACAGTCAATGGATGGCACCTCgttcaaatgaaaattgaaaacagaGGGCAAATAGGGAAATCCTTCCTTGGGTTGGATGTATAATCATTatttgtttagggtttagggtctTGTACATGTattgatttataatataatatagtcaACAACTGGATTGCCCCAATTGACACATCATCCATATCCATTTGGTTGTACCGCACTCTGAGTTTTTTAAGTATTTCCAGATTTAgaaaatactcaaaattagggACAGCACCACTCACAATTCCGTTACTACTATTGcacaaaaattcatatttatttcgTGGATTTAGACACGTTTGATTATACGTCAATATTCATGTTTCATTTGCCTAGGGGCTCTGCAAGATGGCTGAGTAGAAAGGAATTTTCGAAATGGGTTTGGTGACTCTTGCTCTCCGTCGTCCATTTGGCCACCTTTCTAAAACTATGGATGatgttatttataatatataatgaatacAAATTCAATATCAATGATGAAATAGTATGTTACTTTGCGaccaaatataaatttttctttaattttaaattatttaataatatagaaaTACATAATCTAAagtattcaaattgattttcatcgtaaatacatgtaattttgttccaaaattatatgcacaaaaTGCTATTCAAAGAAACTGGAATTGGTGAATGAAAATCATAGCTACTGCTTGCTTCCTGAAATATAACACAAGATTTTTGGCATAACTGGCTTCAAACGACAGCTAAGATAAGAATGATGAATGTAGCATGCACATAACATGCATGGATGTATGTGACCAATGCACATTACATCCACAGAGTCCAGCATCATATTCCATTACTACCACACTCTAATCATTCAGAGCTCTCTGCATTTTCTCTGCTAATACATGGACCTTGCTATTGTCTATATGTCCAAACATCTTCTCAGCTTCTAGATACACCAGCAATTCACTCTACAGTTCTCCATTCCAAAAAcccattaataaaataataaataaatgaataaaatatctAAACATATACATACCCACAATAAACTCTTCCAAACCACAAACCACAAAACAAGTTAAGTCTGTAAACATGCGTCAACTAATTGGTTTATGCTAATAGTTTAATAGATGAAGTAAATAAAGAGGAACAGAAAGTGACTATCGCTATAATGGACTTGAATAATGACATCACCTCTCCATCAATGGGGCCTAACCACTTACCATTATATAATGGAAGATGCACTTTTGAGACTTAGGACCAACTTACGTGTACGCTTGATCTAACTAGAGAATATTGCCTTTAGCATCATGCACTTGcgaaattttggatgaaaagaGTGCAAAAAGTAATGTGATTGGGATGAAACTTAAACTACCAACCCACAACACCACCAGGGAACAATGAAGCTCTAGAAATCTTAACAGCACAATCAGAAACAAACTGTAGAGTCAAATCACCCAATATTCCGAGCGATGAGTGTACATCCAGGTGTCTCTTTCCTAAATATTTAGGGCATAAAAAGGGATCAACAATGTAAAAGCAGTTTGATCATGAGAATAACAAGCAATTACTCTTCAGTTCTAGAGTACACTAGCAGAGAAATGGAGTAGTTAGGAATAGGCCCACAAGATTTCTTTACTCTTCTACACTAGCCCCTAGATTTCTTTCAGACACCAATAGCAGCATTTACATACAAATCGAGGCATAGGTTATGGCTTTGATCATCTCACTTGGCAGAGTCAAGTTGATTGATCTTTCATTCAATCTTCAGATGGAAGTACAGTACAAACAAGGTACAGAACCAGAGAGGTTCCTATCTATCATGCCATAAACTACTGATTATCCTTCAAACTGTCATGATAAATCATGATCAAATCCTGTGCAAGATAATTTTAATGTCATATTATTAACAAGCTCAGAATCCGGACCAACTGGGAGGAACCATACAATATAACTGATCATCAAACTTAACCAATTCTGCCTTCACattctttatttcttctctTGCAAGGTCCTGTTGAAgattaatttgaagatttttaggTGCATCTCATGCGACACAAGTTCATGAACATATTTCTAGGTACATCTTATGTGATACAAGTTCATGAACACATTTCTAGGTACATCTTATGTGATATAAGTTAAATGTTTGTGCAACTCAAAGTTCAATGTTCATAGCAtaagttcatgttcatacatGATTCATGTACATGTTcaagttcatgttcatacacAAGTTCCATGTTAGTAGCATAAATTCAATGTTAGGGTATTAATGGCTAATGTACAAGTTCAATGATAGGTTCatgtatttaggattttaaaagtcATCTTTGTACCTAAAAATACTCTAGTTGTTTTGTATTTGaagtatgaataaaaaattataagtcttcctttcaaataattctctcacacaaagtttttcccttatataaagtTACCTCTCCTCTCCAacaaaatggtatcagagcctagttttttttttttttgagagatGGCAAATAACAATGGAGTCTACTCATTTCAATTTCCTCGCctcacaaaagaaaattatggaaCTTGGTGTCTGAACATAAAAGTCGTACTTGGCTCACAAGATGCATGGGATATTGTTCAGAAAGGTTA
This sequence is a window from Mangifera indica cultivar Alphonso chromosome 20, CATAS_Mindica_2.1, whole genome shotgun sequence. Protein-coding genes within it:
- the LOC123204077 gene encoding expansin-like B1; amino-acid sequence: MGVVLNYHYCLFSLMLLLPALCYSQDTFTCSRATYYGSPDCLGTPTGACGYGEFGRTVNDANVAGVSRLWKNGTGCGGCYQVKCTVPKLCSDDGVNIMVTDYGEGDHTDFILSPRAYLRLARADAAAQLFAYGVVDVEFRRISCKFAGYNNLMFKVHEHSRFPQYLALVFLYQTGQNEILAVELWQDDCKEWRGMRRAYGAVWDMPNPPQGSITLRFQVSGSMGMKWIVANNAIPADWKAGVAYDSAIQLY